From the genome of Pseudomonas sihuiensis:
TCTGGCCGCCTCGCACAACTGCTGGGCGTGGAAGGTCGGCAACCAGTACCGCTTCAACGACGACGGCGAACCGGGTGGCACGGCTGGCAGGCCGATCCTTGCCGCCATCGAGGGGCAGGACTGCGATCAGGTGGTGGTACTGGTGATTCGCTGGTACGGCGGCATTCAGCTCGGCACCGGCGGCCTGGCCCGCGCCTACGGCGGTAGCGCGGCGAAATGCCTGCAAGCTGGCGAGCGCCGTGAACTGGTGCTGCGGCAGCCCTTCAACTGTCATTTGCAGTTCGCCGAACTGCCGCTGTTCAAGGCGCGTCTGAACGAGTTCGACAGCCTG
Proteins encoded in this window:
- a CDS encoding IMPACT family protein, which gives rise to MAFTLLGPCEYREEIRKSRFIALAAPIASAAEAQAFIDSHSDLAASHNCWAWKVGNQYRFNDDGEPGGTAGRPILAAIEGQDCDQVVVLVIRWYGGIQLGTGGLARAYGGSAAKCLQAGERRELVLRQPFNCHLQFAELPLFKARLNEFDSLIESEDYDAAGARLHLAVAPDERAVLERLLGDISRGRENLKAP